The following DNA comes from Pomacea canaliculata isolate SZHN2017 linkage group LG10, ASM307304v1, whole genome shotgun sequence.
ATATCTACGCCCTTTGGGGACAATAGAAATCGCTCGAGGTAAATGTGATGCTAATTTAGGGGTAGGGACCCTGGAAGTCTCATTTTGTcatataaatcaaaatttgtttcaaTGCATTCAGGGTCAATGCGCCCTCCTGCAATTATTATTTCCCATGATtgtttaatcattattttattcactttacTGTAAATGCTCATTCTTGTATATTCATCAACccagatttatttaaaactttgtttcgttgcacgaaaagaaaagaaagatcgTTGCTCTTAATTTGTTGGTATGCAGGcagcaaacaattaaaaaatctgaataagaAATCTCGTTCAGaaaccttaaaataaaatcaggaGATGAAAGACAGTAGTACAGAAATTATTGAAATGGAAACAAGATATTTTGTAAGTGTTCCGATGGGTAGCGTTAAATCAACTTAACAAGACTTCTCTAGCTTAATggtttgatgaaaaaaaacttcacattGGCAAGAATTTCCTAACTGGTTGAAGGGAAAAACACTCACACTGGCAAGAGTTTCCAGGTATTGCAACTTTCCAGAGAACGAATGCGATGTGAGCGTAGGTGAGTGACATGAGCACAATGGGAGCGATGTACATGGCAACGGCCAGGAACACCTGGTAGATGCTCTGCTTCCAGGCATCCCACACCGGCTTGCAACCCGTCAGCACAATCGATTCGAAGGTCCCTGGGAATTTGTACCGCTCTGCATCTGCCACAATCAACTCCTGTGGAGAAATAAGTAAAAGAGGATGAACTACCACAAGAGGGCGCAagcaaataaagagaaatacaaaagaattaaaaaagaaaaaaggaaactcTCATCTTTGACTccacacataaaaaagaaagaaagaatacaatAACACGAAGACtatagaaagaaagacaagaatgGTGAGAAAATATTGTAATCTCAACAGGTTGTGGAGGTGGAATTGCAAGAAGACTGACTGGCAGCGCCACGAGCATTGCGGTGatccagatgatgatgatgatgttgcgTGCGCGGCTCAGCGTGGATTTGAACCTCAAGGGATAGCAGATGGCGTACCACCGCTCCACCGCGATGGCGCTGAGGGTGAGCACTGACACGGACACGGAGGCGTTCTGAAAACGGCCAGAAAACAGAGCGTGAGGAAGCTGATGTTGTTGCCATGCCGATGACAGCCTGGAGGCTGGGAGCTAAGAGGAAGGCAGGTGATTTGACAATCTGTAATGACTGAGATTGTTTGAGCTGCATGCTTCCGGTCACGTGGCTAATTTAGTTTCCTTTTGTCAAAAGTTGATGTTAAAAGGTAGGTCGTGTTAAATGCAATGATACAAACTTTAAGAAAACACAGGTATCTACACAGGTGAACAACCACAAGCATAAATTAAATCAAGCGTGTATACAATTCCTAGAGAAAACTAATATTTGAAGCAGGCTGGAGGATAAAAGTCCCAAAGTAAACAATAAGAAAACTCTAtctgtaattttaaaagttcagCTACGTAAATAGTAGATGCTTCATGGATCTCAagattatttattgtaatatttgtgACCGTCAGCTTACTTTGGGACAAAGAACAGGTAAATCACTGTCATCGGCCTTTAATAGTTGTCACAGCAACAGCCATcccgtctctttctctctctcactcacacacacaagcaggtTAAGTCTCAAATTACGAggattttttaacaaaacaagaacTAATGTTACTTGAACTGTGTGCTATCTACACTGTCCCAGTTCATGTGTTCTGTAATGTCCAAGTCACGTGTGTCATCCCACTGTCCCAGTCCCTTGTATTTGTCTAGTGTCCCAGTCTACTACATCAGTTCGTCTACCGTATCTTCTGATAGTCTCCAAGTCACCTGAAGAAAAAGCAGAGCTTTACACATGACAGCGCCCATGAACCAGGTGTTGGACACGTCCTGCACCAGCGTGGGCGGCAGGCACAGGAGGATGACCATGAAGTCGCCAACGGCGAGGTTGACGATGAAGACGTTGGTGACGGTGCGCATGTTGTGGTTGCGCCACACGGCGAAGCACACCAGCGAGTTGCCAACGAGGCCGACGATGAAGGTGATGGTGTAGAGGACAATGAAGAACCACTCGTAATCCTCAGGGTAGATGTGCTCCCAGACAGCATTCTCGTACTCATCGACGCTGTAGCAATACTCATTCCAGCACTCGGTGCTGTTGCTGGTGACGTTGTCCACGTCggattgtgttgttgttgttgttgttgacatgttgGTGAGTGCAAGTTCAACATCCATGGGGAGAGTGGCAGCCATGGTGGGGTTTGTTTGGAGCTGGGACAGAGGACGACGGAGGTTGTGTTGGTCCTGCTGGACTCAGAAAAAATGAAGACGCCCCCTAGCTTTATgtcttctttgttcttctctggCGGTTCGTGAAGTTCGGTACACTTTTAAAACAGGCTTTTAGTGGAACCGTTACAAATATCTAAAAGCCATTGTCAGTGATCTTTACAAAATGTTAAAGAGACAAGCTCAAGACAAATCTTCTGCCACAGAAACAATgtctattttaaattttctcacttttataaATGACTTTTTATACCTTTATGAAGACACAACCGAGAGTCCGAGCACATATACGGCGATTTCATTTCCAAATAAATCAGTTCTCACATCTACACATTTATAGATGAAGTTCTCTGGTACGAAGGTGGTTATACTGAGATACCTAGCAAGTTGGTTCAAAGCTTTGTAGATGTTCTGCAGATGGTGGGCAGGACTAGCTGACCCTGTCAGCACAGGTTCATCCCTAAAACCCTCAGTACACTAGTGAGCCACTGTTCTTGTTGGTGTGGAGCAGTTGCCTTTACTGAAGAACTTGTTTGTTGCTTACACCAAGGTGCCGTTAACGTCCACGTCTCTCTGAAAAGGAGGAAACATGAATTAAATGGCGCCGTTTCTgtcagaaagccagtaacgaagtTAAAAGATCTGAAGATGGAAATGATTGGTTTGGTGTCGGGCCAGGCAAAATGCAGTTTAATGTTGTTCCGTATGCTGCATCAGAACAAACTGGCTAAGTGCCCTTAATGCCTTCCATTCTCTCCTTGCGTGCGAGCCATCAAGGTTTTGGAAGCTACATAATGAGTCCTAGAATATTCTTCACATATAATCAAATAATTACATGACTACCTTTTAAGTATGTTCATCCAACCTGTCCTTATT
Coding sequences within:
- the LOC112573859 gene encoding orexin receptor type 2-like, with amino-acid sequence MAATLPMDVELALTNMSTTTTTTQSDVDNVTSNSTECWNEYCYSVDEYENAVWEHIYPEDYEWFFIVLYTITFIVGLVGNSLVCFAVWRNHNMRTVTNVFIVNLAVGDFMVILLCLPPTLVQDVSNTWFMGAVMCKALLFLQNASVSVSVLTLSAIAVERWYAICYPLRFKSTLSRARNIIIIIWITAMLVALPELIVADAERYKFPGTFESIVLTGCKPVWDAWKQSIYQVFLAVAMYIAPIVLMSLTYAHIAFVLWKVAIPGNSCQSVMAGGKRPMLDGKRSKLPEDQLASRRKAAKMLIAIVIVFGICYLPVHLMNVLRYFQLLKTESAVQPLISHWLPYFNSALNPVIYNFMSAKFRKEFKVACFCCFYYGFRKRPFRRRDHTFTMTFSHSNYSNCHTEEVTLTSLKD